ACTGACTCTGGGGGTCTACCAATCGCTGCCTTGTCATCGTTGACAACGATAGGACGCTCAATTAGTTTTGGATTTTCGAGCATTGCTGTGCGCAGTGTCGTTTCGTCTGAGTCTTTCGATAGTCCAAGCTCTTTGTAGAGCGTTTCTTTGCTACGGATGAGTTGGTGAGCTGAGCTAAACCCAAGTTTAGAAAGTAAATTAGCTAAAGTGTCACTATCGATTGGCGTCTTTAGATATTCAATAACGATAGGATTAACGCCATTGGACTCCAGTAAAGCTAGGGTTTCACGTGATTT
This genomic interval from Pseudoalteromonas galatheae contains the following:
- the arsC gene encoding arsenate reductase (glutaredoxin) (This arsenate reductase requires both glutathione and glutaredoxin to convert arsenate to arsenite, after which the efflux transporter formed by ArsA and ArsB can extrude the arsenite from the cell, providing resistance.); the encoded protein is MSVEIYHNPRCSKSRETLALLESNGVNPIVIEYLKTPIDSDTLANLLSKLGFSSAHQLIRSKETLYKELGLSKDSDETTLRTAMLENPKLIERPIVVNDDKAAIGRPPESVLDIL